GTCGTACCGGCGCAATATCCGGTCCTGGCTCAGCTCGGCCAGCAGGATGCCATCGGTCATCAGCTTGACCAGAGTGTCGTCCCCGGCCTTGCGGGTGAAACGCACCTGGTAGCCGACGGCGTCACCGAGTTCGGTCTTCGTCTCTTCGGCGATGCGCTCAGCGACGGTGCGGGCGGCGAGCCGGCGCGGCTGGGTGTGGCCGATGACGCCACGGATGCCGCGGCCCAGCTCCAGACAGATCTTGGGTAACTGAGTGGTCTTTCCCGAGCCTGTCTCGCCGGCGACGATCACCACCTGGTGCTGGCGGATCGCCTCAGCGATATCGTCCTTGCGCTGGCTGACCGGAAGCAGCTCGGGATAGGTGATCGCCGGCACCAAGGCGGCCCGGGCGGCCAGGCGCTTCTCGCCCGCCTCGATCTCGGCGGCGACCTCGGAGAGCGCAGCTGCCTTCGCATCGTCGCGGCGGATCTTGCGGATGCCTTCCAGTCGCCGGCGCAGCCGATGCTCGTCACGGAGGGAGAGCTCGGGCAGCCGGGAGCGCAGATCAGCAGCGGAAGGAGTGGACATACCAGGTCTAGCCTACGGTGCGCCCGGCCTATGGCTCATCTTCTTTATTATTGGCTGCTGTGGCTCGATACGGGCGGTGGCGGGCCGTCTGCTTGTTCTCGGGACCGGACGTCGCCTCGGCAAGAGCGCGAAGACCCGCGGCCACCTCAGCGCCCGAGGGGGCGGTCTCGGGATCGGAAAGCCACTGTGTGAGTACCCCATTGAGTAGGGCCATCTGTACCGCCCCCAGGGTGCGCACGGTGGCGTCGGGCACCTCGCTTTCATCGACGCCGGTGAGCCGCGCAGCGAGCCCGCGCCGCCCTTGTTCCTGCGCCGTCGCGAGGTAACGCTGTAGCTCAGGCGAGCGCTGGGCCTGCATGAGCAGTTCGAAACTGGCGGCGAACAGGGCACGGTTCTCAGCGAACGAGTCCACAACTGCGGCCCACATGTCTTCGGTGTCGCCGGAGCCGGACATGGTGCCCCAGATCTGGTCTCCCCACTCGTCCATGGCCTCGACCAGGGCCGCGTTCAACAGCGCGTCTTTGGATCCGAAGTGGTATCCGATGGCCGCATGACTGATGCCGCCGGCTGCGGCAGCGATGTCGCGGACGGTGGTGCGACCCCATCCTTTCTCCATCAGACAGTGCCTGGCGCCGGCGAGCAGAGCCTCACGGTTTCCCATGACTGGAGATCCTACCCGACCAGTGAGCCATATGGTTTAACCAACTGGTTTGTCCAAATGGACAAATCTGCCGTAGGGTCCTGGCCATGACGAATTTGATGAACCGGCGAGTCCTGATCTCGGGCGCGAGTGTGGCCGGGCTGACCGCCGCCTACTGGTTCCACCAGTACGGATTTCCGGTGACGGTTGTCGAGCGATTCGCTGGCTTGCGTCCCGGCGGCCACGCAATCGACGTGCGCGGAACCGCGCTGGACGTGGCCGAGCGCATGGGTGTCCTGGGCGGTCTGCGCGACGCGAGCACGTCCATGCGGGGGATGTCGATCGTCGATCAGGCCGGCAATGAGCTGTCCCGATCGACGGAGGAGACGCTGTCCGGCGGCGCACTAGGTGGGGCGGACGTGGAGGTGATGAGAGACGATCTCTGCGAGGCGCTTTACGCGACCACGCGCGCGGACGTCGAGTACATCTTCGGTGACGCCGTCGCGGGTATCGAGCTGAACGTTGACGAGGTCCGGGTGACCTTGGAGTCGGGGCCGCCGCGCAGCGTCGACCTGGTCGTGGGTGCCGACGGATTGCATTCCACGGTGCGCCGGCTAGCGTTCGGGCCGGAGTCGAGCTTCCTCCATCACCTCGGCAACTACGTAGGCGTGTTCACGACGCCCAACTTCCTGGATCTGGACTACTGGCAGGTGTGGATGCAGATGGGTGACCGCGGCGGTGTCATCATGAGCGCTCGCGACAATGCCGAAGCGAGGGTGTACTTGGGGTTCGGCTCTGAACAGCTGGACTATGACTACCGTGACATCGGCGTCCAGAAGCGGCTCCTCGCCGACCAGATGGCAGGTGCCGGCTGGGAGGTGCCGCGGATGCTGGAGTTCATGTGGGAAGCGGAGGACTTCCATTTCGACTCGATGAGCCAGATCCGGATGGACAGGTGGTCGTCGGACCGGATCAGTCTGGTGGGAGACGCGGGCTACGCGGGTTCACCTCTGTCCGGGCAGGGCACCAGCGTGGCAATGGTTGGCGCCTACATCCTGGTGGATGAGCTCAACCGAGCCAACGGTGACCACCGTCGGGGCTATGCGGCGTATGAGTCGCGGATGCGGACGTGGGTGGAGCAGAACCAGCAGCTCGCTCTGCTCAGCGGCGAGCGGCACAAGGCGGCGGCCGAGGGGCGCGACCCGGCAAGGGTCGAGGGTCCGGTGCTCGACGACGTCAAATCAGCGATCGCGCTCGGCCACCACTGACGCTAGGGGCGCGGTCGGCCAACCCGGCACCCTGGGCAGAGTTGTCACGCTGGTCGGTGACCGACGTAGACGCTGCGCGCGCTCAGCGAGTACAAGTCGTCGCGCGCGCCCAGCCACGCGGAGTCGTCCTGGTCCAGAATGCGGGCCCACACCTGGATGTCGTCTTCGCCCAGCTCACCGCTGTCCGTGACTCGCTTCACACGATGTGCGAGCTGCGTGAGCAGGCTGGAGAGGTTCGTATCATCCAGGGGCGCCGGTTTGGCGAAGGTGGAGGTATGAGTGGTGACATCGACGAGCCCGGCACGCCGGAGAGCAACCGGCCAGCCGTAGGGCATCCGGACGTGACCCGGCAGGGACTCCCGCATCCGCGCGAACCACCGGTCTTCGGCGCTGTGGAGCCGGATCTCCAGGCCGGGCTGCCCAATGCCGAGGTCCCAAGGTAGATGGCGGCTGGGCAGTCCGCCTTCGGCCAGCGCGAGCCTGCCGCCGGAGGCGAGAAGTCCGGCCAAGGCGTCGATGGCGCCCTGCTGATCGGCGAGGTGGTGGACGGAACCGGAGGCCCAGATGATGTCGGCCTCCGCAGCGGCATCGGCCAGCGTGCTGAGATCGCGTTCGAGGTCGGCCTTCACCAGCCGGATGCGGCCATCACCGAGGCCGGCCTCGGTGATGTTGCTTTGTGCGGCGTCGAGAATGTCGTCGTCGCCGTCCACACCTACGACGCTCGCCTCGGTCGGCAGTGCACGGGTTAGGGCGATGGCCATACCCGCTCCGCCGCAGCCGACATCGATCGCGAGCCGGTCTGACGGACTGACGAGCGCTTCGGCGGTAGCCGCGTACCAAGCGCTGTCGCTGGCGAGTGCGGCGCCGATATGGGCAGCTTCGTCAGCCCAGTTGATCACTACCGATGGATCTTCTGCCGACACTGTTCGTCTCCGGTAGACGCGGTAGGTATGGGCACTTCACGCCTGCGTGGTGCGGGAGGTGGGATTCGAACCCACACGTCCGAAGACACACGGACCTAAACCGTGCGCGGCTGCCTGATTACGCCACTCCCGCTGACGCCGACCTATGGTACGCCACCGAGTGGGCAGGTCCGTGGCCGGAGCCTTGGGCAGGTAAAACACGACGTGACTGCGGGTGCATGGCGCCGGCAGTCGGGCGCGCTGAGGCGGCTCACCGCGGCCGGGTGGCGACGCCGATGATGTGTGGCGAGGTCGGAGGTGACAGGCGCGTGTCTGGGACGCGGAGAGAGTCCATCTGCTCGATGATGAATCCGGCCTCGGCAATGGCCGTTCCGGTGTCGCGGTGGGCGTGGCACCCGCCACTGATGGACGGCCAGACGGTGGCGTCCATGGCCCGCTGTACGCGGCTCAACCTGGGACTGGTGGCCCGGACGTGTTCATAGAAACGGAGCTGGCCACCAGGGCGGATGACCCGGAACAACTCGGCCATCGCGATGGCTGGATGGCGGACTGAGCAGAGCACCAGTGAGGCGACGCCGGCATCGAATTCGGCATCGTCGAGGGGTAGTTGCTCGGCGATGCCGTCGACGACCTTCACGGGTACCGCAGCCCGAAGCGCCTCCTCCCAGGCCAGTCGCCTCAGGTAAGGCTCGGGCTCGACGGCCACCACCGAGGTGACCTCCGGCGGGTAGTGCGTGAAGTTCATGCCGTTGCCGGCACCTACCTCGACGATTCTTCCGCTCAGCCCGGTCAACAGCCGGCTTCGGTGCTCGCCTACCTCGCGCTCCATGGAGCGGCTGGCCTTGGCGTAGATGCGGGCGAAGACCGGATGGCGCACATGAGCCCTCGGCATATGGTCAAGCGTATCGCCCGGCTCATGGGGCATCTTCGAGGTCACTTCAGGGCTCGGTGTAATCCATGTCGTACGGGAGCATCGACTCGCCGATGACAGTGGCCGAGCCGTCGTCGCTGACGGCCACGATGAAGCTGACCCCATGGGTGATCTCGGTCTCCCGTAGTTCGGTGTCGCCGGGCAGGATGCCGAAGCCGTCCTCGTCGAGGCGCATGTGGAAATCGTCGTCGGTCATCACCGCTGTTTG
This sequence is a window from Phytoactinopolyspora mesophila. Protein-coding genes within it:
- a CDS encoding TetR/AcrR family transcriptional regulator codes for the protein MGNREALLAGARHCLMEKGWGRTTVRDIAAAAGGISHAAIGYHFGSKDALLNAALVEAMDEWGDQIWGTMSGSGDTEDMWAAVVDSFAENRALFAASFELLMQAQRSPELQRYLATAQEQGRRGLAARLTGVDESEVPDATVRTLGAVQMALLNGVLTQWLSDPETAPSGAEVAAGLRALAEATSGPENKQTARHRPYRATAANNKEDEP
- a CDS encoding FAD-dependent monooxygenase, with translation MTNLMNRRVLISGASVAGLTAAYWFHQYGFPVTVVERFAGLRPGGHAIDVRGTALDVAERMGVLGGLRDASTSMRGMSIVDQAGNELSRSTEETLSGGALGGADVEVMRDDLCEALYATTRADVEYIFGDAVAGIELNVDEVRVTLESGPPRSVDLVVGADGLHSTVRRLAFGPESSFLHHLGNYVGVFTTPNFLDLDYWQVWMQMGDRGGVIMSARDNAEARVYLGFGSEQLDYDYRDIGVQKRLLADQMAGAGWEVPRMLEFMWEAEDFHFDSMSQIRMDRWSSDRISLVGDAGYAGSPLSGQGTSVAMVGAYILVDELNRANGDHRRGYAAYESRMRTWVEQNQQLALLSGERHKAAAEGRDPARVEGPVLDDVKSAIALGHH
- a CDS encoding methyltransferase domain-containing protein, whose protein sequence is MSAEDPSVVINWADEAAHIGAALASDSAWYAATAEALVSPSDRLAIDVGCGGAGMAIALTRALPTEASVVGVDGDDDILDAAQSNITEAGLGDGRIRLVKADLERDLSTLADAAAEADIIWASGSVHHLADQQGAIDALAGLLASGGRLALAEGGLPSRHLPWDLGIGQPGLEIRLHSAEDRWFARMRESLPGHVRMPYGWPVALRRAGLVDVTTHTSTFAKPAPLDDTNLSSLLTQLAHRVKRVTDSGELGEDDIQVWARILDQDDSAWLGARDDLYSLSARSVYVGHRPA
- a CDS encoding class I SAM-dependent methyltransferase; its protein translation is MPRAHVRHPVFARIYAKASRSMEREVGEHRSRLLTGLSGRIVEVGAGNGMNFTHYPPEVTSVVAVEPEPYLRRLAWEEALRAAVPVKVVDGIAEQLPLDDAEFDAGVASLVLCSVRHPAIAMAELFRVIRPGGQLRFYEHVRATSPRLSRVQRAMDATVWPSISGGCHAHRDTGTAIAEAGFIIEQMDSLRVPDTRLSPPTSPHIIGVATRPR